The Streptomyces pactum genome contains a region encoding:
- a CDS encoding AAA family ATPase, with amino-acid sequence MRLVERDDELAALGDMLRHAAGGRGGVTVVSGGIGSGKTELLDVVREQATDAGFLTLRATGSWAERHSPGSVLGQLPRYAGALADESDVLAQALRRVGSIRSDADGGAFERWPLDPATTAALHQLSTEVVRISEQAPVLLCVDDIQYADALSLHWILQLVRVLRTSSIALVVAECTLSNSVHPHLHAELLRHPNYRRLDLGNLSPDGVTEVLADHTDAARAAGLGAECHRVTGGNPLLVRALVEDQRHSTTLSDTAPELVVGDGYADTVLSCLHRGRTPALQLAQVLAVLDGPDPGMQLATRLLEQEPAVVDQCGAALEEAGLIADGRLRHPVARAAVLRNLSPYLRRDLHRRAAELLYKDGASAVRIAPHLLGAEHDLESWAPAILREAAERYLAGNRAADAHACLDAALSASQDDGERVALKAQLAGTAWVLNPSISARHLGDLASALRDGRLPDRHALMLAKHLLWHGRFEEAVEAIERMGERADPDPSNDAEIRATRELLSSTYPPLVHSAVLAVPSAPGPAPVRRADGDARIRGAAALTRVLTGGPSTAAADDAEAAMRELRLGKNTQEWIMCAVAALQFADRFDAAGSWCDHWLAEARARNVPLWEAEFASMRAGILLRQGDLESARRLSETALAKVSAKSWGVCLGGPLANLVQAATEMGDFEAAEEYLEVPVLDGMFSTRFGLYFLHARGRFHLETGRPYAALDDFSACAELMRGWGFDQPALVPWRSESARAHLALGDRDRAHALAREEFLLLGPDRTRSRGITLRVLAATGDPADQVGRLTRAAEILQESGDRLQAAGALADLGRAHRETGRPSRARPVLELAARLAERSGAKPLTAAVACDLAEIGRRGVRAAGDRAERAAAVGRLSGAERRVAALAARGHTNREIAEKLCITVSTVEQHLTRVFRKIGVRARRELPAEIVLDMAE; translated from the coding sequence ATGCGGCTCGTTGAACGTGACGACGAACTCGCCGCCCTGGGGGACATGCTCCGGCACGCGGCCGGAGGCCGCGGCGGGGTCACCGTCGTCAGCGGTGGCATCGGCAGTGGCAAGACCGAGCTCCTCGACGTGGTGCGCGAGCAGGCGACGGACGCCGGGTTCCTGACACTGCGGGCCACCGGGTCCTGGGCCGAGCGCCACTCTCCGGGCAGCGTCCTGGGGCAGTTGCCGCGGTACGCCGGCGCGCTCGCCGACGAGAGCGACGTCCTGGCCCAGGCGCTGCGACGCGTCGGCTCCATCCGCTCCGACGCCGACGGCGGAGCCTTCGAGCGGTGGCCGCTCGACCCGGCGACCACGGCCGCGCTGCACCAGTTGTCCACGGAAGTCGTGCGGATCTCCGAGCAGGCGCCCGTGCTGTTGTGCGTCGACGACATCCAGTACGCGGACGCCCTGTCCCTGCACTGGATCCTGCAGCTCGTGCGGGTCCTGCGCACCTCGTCCATCGCGCTGGTGGTCGCCGAGTGCACCCTGTCGAACTCGGTCCACCCCCATCTGCACGCAGAGCTGCTGCGCCATCCGAACTACCGGCGCCTGGATCTCGGCAACCTCTCACCCGACGGTGTCACCGAGGTGCTCGCCGACCACACGGACGCCGCCAGGGCCGCGGGGCTCGGCGCGGAGTGCCATCGCGTCACCGGAGGGAACCCGCTCCTCGTACGGGCCCTGGTGGAGGACCAGCGGCACAGCACCACGCTGTCCGACACCGCGCCGGAACTCGTCGTCGGGGACGGCTACGCGGATACCGTCCTGAGCTGTCTGCACCGTGGCCGTACGCCCGCCCTGCAACTGGCACAGGTACTCGCCGTACTGGACGGGCCGGACCCCGGCATGCAGCTCGCCACCCGGCTCCTCGAACAGGAGCCAGCGGTCGTCGACCAGTGCGGAGCCGCGCTGGAGGAGGCGGGGCTGATCGCGGACGGTCGGCTGCGCCACCCCGTGGCCCGCGCCGCGGTGCTGCGCAACCTCTCCCCGTACCTGCGTCGCGACCTGCACCGCAGAGCCGCGGAACTGCTGTACAAGGACGGGGCGAGCGCCGTCCGGATCGCCCCCCACCTCCTCGGAGCCGAGCACGACCTCGAGAGCTGGGCCCCCGCCATACTCCGCGAGGCAGCCGAGCGCTACCTCGCGGGCAACCGTGCCGCGGACGCGCACGCCTGCCTGGACGCGGCGCTCTCCGCGAGCCAGGACGACGGCGAGCGCGTCGCGCTCAAGGCACAGTTGGCGGGCACGGCCTGGGTGCTCAACCCCTCGATCAGCGCCAGGCACCTGGGTGATCTCGCCTCGGCGCTGCGCGACGGACGGCTTCCCGACCGGCACGCCCTCATGCTGGCCAAGCACCTGCTGTGGCACGGCCGCTTCGAAGAGGCCGTCGAGGCCATCGAGCGGATGGGAGAGCGAGCCGACCCGGACCCCTCGAACGACGCCGAGATCCGGGCCACCCGCGAACTCCTCTCCTCCACCTATCCGCCGCTGGTCCACTCAGCCGTGCTCGCCGTACCGTCAGCCCCGGGTCCCGCGCCGGTCCGCAGGGCGGACGGCGACGCTCGGATCCGGGGCGCCGCGGCGCTCACCCGGGTGCTCACCGGCGGGCCGAGTACCGCCGCCGCCGACGACGCGGAAGCGGCCATGCGTGAGCTGCGGCTGGGCAAGAACACCCAGGAATGGATCATGTGCGCGGTCGCTGCGCTGCAGTTCGCGGACCGTTTCGACGCGGCCGGTAGCTGGTGCGACCACTGGCTGGCCGAGGCCCGGGCCCGCAACGTACCGCTGTGGGAGGCCGAGTTCGCCTCCATGCGGGCGGGCATCCTGCTGCGTCAGGGCGACCTGGAGAGCGCACGCCGGCTGTCCGAGACCGCGCTGGCGAAGGTGTCCGCCAAGAGCTGGGGGGTCTGCCTCGGCGGACCACTGGCCAACCTCGTGCAGGCGGCCACCGAGATGGGCGACTTCGAGGCCGCCGAGGAGTACCTCGAAGTGCCGGTGCTCGACGGGATGTTCTCCACCCGTTTCGGCCTGTACTTCCTGCATGCCCGAGGCCGCTTCCACCTGGAGACCGGCCGTCCCTACGCCGCGCTCGACGACTTCTCGGCCTGCGCCGAGCTGATGCGCGGCTGGGGCTTCGACCAGCCCGCGCTGGTGCCCTGGCGCTCCGAGTCGGCCCGTGCCCACCTCGCCCTCGGCGACCGTGACCGGGCGCACGCGCTGGCCCGCGAGGAGTTCTTGCTGCTCGGCCCGGATCGCACCCGTTCGCGCGGCATCACCCTGCGGGTCCTCGCCGCCACCGGAGACCCCGCGGACCAGGTCGGGCGGCTCACCAGGGCCGCCGAGATCCTGCAGGAGAGCGGCGACCGGCTGCAGGCGGCCGGTGCGCTCGCCGACCTGGGCCGCGCCCACCGCGAGACGGGCCGTCCTTCGCGCGCGCGTCCCGTCCTGGAGCTGGCCGCCCGGCTCGCCGAGCGGAGCGGCGCGAAACCGCTCACCGCCGCCGTGGCCTGCGACCTGGCGGAGATCGGCCGGCGCGGCGTCCGTGCCGCGGGCGACCGCGCCGAGCGGGCCGCCGCCGTCGGCCGGCTCAGCGGCGCCGAACGACGGGTGGCCGCGCTGGCCGCGCGCGGCCACACCAACAGGGAGATTGCCGAGAAACTCTGCATCACCGTCAGCACGGTGGAACAGCATCTCACCCGGGTCTTCCGCAAGATCGGCGTGCGGGCGCGCCGGGAACTCCCCGCGGAAATCGTCCTCGACATGGCCGAATGA
- a CDS encoding type I polyketide synthase has translation MVANTADDAAESIAVVGMAGRFPGAADTDALWRLLMDRGDAIGPVPADRWDASASLDPEREIQGVGGFLEDVDRFDAAFFGISPREAAAVDPQQRLILHEAWRALEDAGVRASDLEGTRTGVYVGASWHDYELLRKERAARPTPHSLVGNALDVIAARVSYVFGLRGPSLTVETGCSSSLVALHLAAQALRQGEIEAALVGGVNLMLDPHVTIGLTHFGALSPDGRCATFSAHANGFVRGEGVAVLHVKTLERALADGDRVHAVIPRTVVNNDGGGESLVTPSPEGQRDLLTRAYGDGVVPLDSVAYIEAHGTGTGRGDPIEVTEIGRAVARPRTGGPLAVGSVKTNIGHLEAAAGMAGLFKILLALRHRTVPPSLHSAELNPGIPFDDLNLHVVREPLRLPAGGTLAMGVNSFGWGGTNAHVIAVSPPEPTAEATRGDLSRGPATGLAPLVPLSAKDPRVLARRAAELGAALDGLDLADVAGTLARRRDHFPVRAAFLAADTAQLAGKLDAFATGGAEVDGVAQGRATGRGRTAFVFPGQGSQWSGMGRELYRDSPLFADVIRRCRAALAPHVTWDLLDIFTGDAGDAWTKRIDMLQPTLWAMSLALAEVWRASGVEPDVVLGHSQGEITAATLAGILSYEDAALVTARRSAIAMRTSGQGRMLAVDLDREAAAAALEGFEDSVSLAVHNGPNSCVLSGEKDAVLMLKELLEADGTYCRLVNVDYASHSPQMDPLEADLLTALGPAAPREGTIALMSTVRCQVLDGAELDAAYWVENLRSPVLFADAMEALLDDGVTHVVEISPHPVLAPAVEQLGAGRERQPAVLTTLRRHHGSPDDLALALAEGYVSGLEPFGSLPRTPLAPVPGYPLEGDRHWTPPRQRGSGAVRGFDPEPVPAPGRPDVWQADLELAVPDLPWLADHRVYDTAVLPGAGMLTLAVHTARARLGAGSLRVDDVVFHKEVTVGDDPVRLAAEWHGDGGARGAFRLLSLPSQAAEWTVNATARVAPDHGREALPEFPAWYDDEVGYGPDARYRDAPHGVPAPAGPVAADTFYDTCAARGLHYGPAFRCVRSVRVRPDAGEAVGEVVLGERLRASNRRHVLHPALWDGALQVSLCLGGADGEALVPTSVRAVRLLNDHDQPVTRLWSHAVRRPEGDLDVIVFDEERKPLLLMEGLTLRPLPGGGGAVSDAERLHRVEWTDTEDGTESGMDGGTLAGTDAGRWLVVGETTGVPAELARALEESGAHVVCAEAPPLTGDGQELDLGAVGAGEVDGVVFVAPGPAAGHAAQRAGLGALAAVVRGCVALGVPPRLTVVTDRAQGAGGEHVPDPGAAQYWGFTRVLRREHGELEPRLVDVVTDGADWAKTCAAEILGAGTDDQVALRGGRRLTAGIVRGPALGSVTGLPAPRTGPQPFAVRPLPRGTVDCVPLERRAPGPGEIEIEVSAAALDQTDVRTAGAGPRPPRREGGTPGASSAIPPSDGVTTGAGPGAAVFGHSCAGVVVAAGPDAGGLAVGDRVVAYAPGALASHLTAHVGRVRPIPDGLGDEDAAGLVLPLVTAWHALTGPGRLRRGETVLVHTAGDGLGAAAVRVAHELGARVIASAATTESRARFTALGVGDVFDSEDPYWHDRVRAATGGRGADIVLGPLTGTAVRSDLELLAPGGRFVDTGDHGPGGGSIGLDALRGGVSLATVDIPALVRTEPERFARLLRDVWDLVAEGRLEALPVRRHSFADVPRALRDVPRGERVVLTGPKDITGVTPVPLPGGRLRADGTYLISGGLGALGLSLAESLARAGAGHLVLLGRSAPPPEAELRLAALRVDGTRVETVRCDVGDRAALDRVLAERRAVLPPLRGVVHAAGLLDDATVLNITSRQLMSVLTPKADGARNLDAATEADPLDFFVLFSSAATLVGNAGQAVYAAGNSYLDAVAESRRRRGRPALSVQWGPVTDVGLAADADGRRGARLAERGMGGITAEEVWPALVRLLDGDDPVVGYVPIDLRQWFDAYPDTAALKSWERLRAVARDSGHTGASGAEFRARLRAAAPEERAPLVEATVRELAGRVLRVDPAAMDGETPFKELGLDSLMSLELRNRLEAALGLKLSPTLLWSYGSPTALAGALAGQLLAAPSQEQ, from the coding sequence ATGGTCGCGAACACAGCAGACGACGCCGCGGAATCCATCGCCGTGGTCGGCATGGCAGGCCGCTTCCCGGGAGCCGCCGACACGGACGCTCTGTGGCGGCTGCTGATGGACAGGGGCGACGCGATCGGCCCGGTACCGGCGGACCGGTGGGACGCGTCCGCGTCCCTCGACCCGGAACGCGAGATCCAGGGCGTCGGAGGGTTCCTGGAGGACGTGGACCGCTTCGACGCCGCCTTCTTCGGCATCTCACCGCGCGAGGCCGCCGCGGTCGACCCGCAGCAGCGCCTCATTCTCCACGAGGCCTGGCGGGCCCTCGAGGACGCCGGCGTCCGCGCGAGCGACCTGGAGGGCACCCGCACCGGTGTGTACGTGGGAGCCTCCTGGCACGACTACGAGCTGCTGCGCAAGGAGCGTGCCGCCCGGCCCACCCCGCACAGCCTCGTCGGCAACGCCCTCGACGTGATCGCCGCTCGGGTGTCGTACGTGTTCGGCCTGCGCGGGCCGAGCCTGACCGTGGAGACCGGCTGCTCCTCCTCGCTGGTGGCGCTCCACCTGGCGGCACAGGCGTTGCGCCAGGGCGAGATCGAGGCGGCCCTCGTCGGCGGTGTGAACCTGATGCTCGACCCCCATGTGACCATCGGGCTCACGCACTTCGGGGCCCTGTCGCCCGACGGCCGCTGCGCGACGTTCTCGGCGCACGCCAACGGCTTCGTACGCGGTGAAGGCGTCGCCGTCCTCCATGTGAAGACCCTGGAACGCGCCCTCGCCGACGGCGACCGGGTGCACGCCGTCATCCCGCGCACCGTCGTCAACAACGACGGCGGCGGCGAGAGCCTGGTCACGCCGAGCCCCGAGGGACAGCGCGACCTGCTCACGCGCGCGTACGGGGACGGGGTCGTGCCGCTCGACTCCGTCGCCTACATCGAGGCACACGGCACCGGCACCGGACGGGGCGACCCGATCGAGGTGACCGAGATCGGCCGGGCCGTGGCCCGGCCCCGCACCGGCGGCCCGCTGGCCGTCGGCTCGGTGAAGACCAACATCGGCCACCTGGAGGCGGCCGCGGGGATGGCGGGACTCTTCAAGATCCTGCTCGCGCTGCGCCACCGCACCGTTCCGCCCAGCCTGCACTCCGCCGAACTCAACCCCGGCATTCCGTTCGACGACCTGAACCTGCATGTCGTGCGCGAGCCCCTGCGGCTGCCGGCCGGAGGGACACTCGCGATGGGTGTGAACTCCTTCGGCTGGGGCGGCACGAACGCGCACGTCATCGCGGTGAGCCCGCCCGAGCCGACCGCCGAGGCGACCCGCGGGGACCTGTCCAGGGGCCCGGCGACGGGCCTGGCGCCCCTGGTGCCGCTGTCCGCGAAGGACCCCCGGGTGCTGGCCCGCCGGGCAGCGGAGCTCGGGGCCGCGCTCGACGGCCTCGACCTCGCCGATGTCGCGGGCACCCTCGCCAGGCGGCGGGACCACTTTCCGGTGCGCGCCGCGTTCCTCGCCGCCGACACCGCACAGCTCGCCGGCAAGCTCGACGCGTTCGCCACCGGGGGCGCCGAGGTGGACGGCGTGGCCCAGGGCCGGGCCACAGGACGCGGACGCACCGCGTTCGTCTTCCCCGGACAGGGCTCGCAGTGGAGTGGAATGGGCCGCGAACTGTACCGGGACAGCCCGCTGTTCGCCGACGTGATCCGCCGCTGCCGGGCCGCCCTCGCCCCGCACGTCACCTGGGACCTGCTCGACATCTTCACCGGCGACGCGGGCGACGCGTGGACCAAGCGCATCGACATGCTCCAGCCCACTCTCTGGGCCATGTCACTGGCCCTGGCCGAGGTGTGGCGGGCCTCGGGTGTCGAGCCGGACGTCGTGCTCGGCCACAGCCAGGGCGAGATCACCGCGGCCACCCTCGCGGGCATCCTCAGCTACGAGGACGCCGCCCTGGTGACGGCACGGCGCAGCGCGATCGCCATGCGTACCTCGGGACAGGGCCGGATGCTCGCCGTCGACCTGGACCGGGAGGCGGCCGCGGCGGCGCTCGAGGGGTTCGAGGACAGTGTGTCCCTCGCCGTGCACAACGGACCCAACTCGTGCGTTCTCTCCGGAGAGAAGGACGCCGTCCTGATGCTCAAGGAACTCCTGGAGGCCGACGGCACGTACTGCAGGCTCGTCAACGTCGACTACGCCTCGCACAGCCCGCAGATGGACCCGCTCGAAGCGGACCTCCTCACCGCGCTCGGGCCCGCCGCACCGCGCGAGGGCACGATCGCCCTCATGTCGACCGTACGGTGCCAGGTCCTCGACGGCGCCGAGCTGGACGCCGCCTACTGGGTGGAGAACCTGCGCAGCCCGGTCCTGTTCGCCGACGCGATGGAAGCGCTGCTCGACGACGGGGTCACCCACGTCGTCGAGATCAGCCCGCACCCCGTGCTGGCCCCGGCCGTCGAGCAGCTCGGTGCCGGGCGGGAGCGACAGCCCGCCGTGCTCACCACGCTGCGCCGGCACCATGGCAGCCCCGACGACCTGGCGCTCGCGCTCGCGGAGGGTTACGTCAGCGGTCTGGAGCCGTTCGGTTCGCTGCCCCGCACCCCCCTGGCGCCGGTGCCCGGCTATCCGCTGGAGGGCGACCGGCACTGGACGCCGCCGCGGCAGCGCGGTTCCGGCGCGGTGCGCGGCTTCGACCCGGAGCCGGTGCCCGCGCCCGGGCGCCCCGATGTGTGGCAGGCGGATCTCGAACTCGCCGTGCCGGACCTGCCGTGGCTCGCGGACCACCGCGTGTACGACACGGCCGTGCTGCCCGGTGCCGGGATGCTCACACTGGCCGTGCACACGGCACGGGCCCGCCTCGGGGCAGGCTCCCTGCGCGTCGACGACGTCGTCTTCCACAAGGAGGTCACGGTCGGCGACGACCCGGTGCGGCTGGCCGCCGAGTGGCACGGCGACGGCGGCGCGCGCGGCGCGTTCCGCCTCCTGTCACTGCCCTCGCAAGCCGCGGAGTGGACGGTGAACGCGACGGCACGCGTCGCCCCGGACCACGGCCGGGAGGCACTCCCGGAGTTCCCCGCCTGGTACGACGATGAGGTGGGGTACGGCCCGGACGCCCGGTACCGGGACGCCCCGCACGGCGTCCCCGCCCCGGCCGGCCCGGTGGCCGCCGACACCTTCTACGACACCTGTGCCGCGCGCGGCCTCCACTACGGTCCGGCCTTCCGCTGCGTGAGGTCGGTACGGGTGCGGCCCGACGCCGGCGAGGCCGTGGGCGAGGTGGTGCTCGGGGAGCGGCTGCGCGCGTCGAACCGGCGGCACGTCCTGCACCCGGCGCTGTGGGACGGCGCGTTGCAGGTCTCGCTGTGCCTTGGCGGCGCGGACGGAGAGGCACTCGTGCCCACGTCCGTGCGCGCGGTGCGGCTGCTGAACGACCACGACCAGCCGGTCACACGCCTGTGGTCGCACGCCGTGCGGCGCCCGGAGGGCGACCTGGACGTCATCGTCTTCGACGAGGAGCGCAAGCCGCTGCTGCTGATGGAGGGCCTGACGCTGCGGCCCCTGCCGGGCGGCGGCGGCGCGGTGTCGGACGCGGAGCGGCTGCACCGCGTGGAGTGGACCGACACGGAGGACGGAACAGAGAGCGGAATGGACGGCGGCACGCTGGCCGGTACCGACGCCGGCCGCTGGCTCGTCGTGGGGGAGACCACCGGCGTGCCCGCCGAACTCGCCCGTGCACTGGAGGAATCGGGCGCCCACGTGGTGTGTGCCGAGGCGCCGCCGCTCACGGGCGACGGGCAGGAGCTCGACCTCGGTGCCGTCGGCGCCGGTGAGGTGGACGGAGTCGTGTTCGTCGCGCCGGGGCCCGCCGCGGGGCACGCGGCGCAGCGTGCGGGCCTCGGCGCGCTCGCCGCGGTCGTCCGCGGCTGCGTCGCACTCGGCGTACCGCCCCGGCTCACGGTGGTCACCGACCGCGCGCAGGGGGCGGGCGGCGAACACGTGCCCGACCCGGGCGCCGCCCAGTACTGGGGTTTCACCCGCGTACTGCGCAGGGAGCACGGCGAGCTGGAACCGCGCCTGGTCGACGTGGTCACCGACGGTGCCGACTGGGCGAAGACCTGCGCCGCGGAGATCCTCGGCGCGGGCACCGACGACCAGGTCGCGCTGCGGGGCGGGCGACGGCTCACGGCCGGCATCGTGCGCGGTCCCGCGCTCGGCTCGGTGACGGGGCTGCCCGCGCCGCGCACCGGCCCTCAGCCGTTCGCGGTCCGGCCCCTGCCCCGGGGAACCGTGGACTGCGTACCGTTGGAGCGGCGCGCACCCGGCCCGGGCGAGATCGAGATCGAGGTCTCCGCGGCGGCTCTGGACCAGACCGACGTGCGTACCGCCGGAGCCGGCCCACGTCCGCCCCGCCGCGAGGGCGGCACCCCCGGAGCCTCGTCCGCCATTCCACCGTCCGACGGCGTCACCACGGGCGCCGGCCCGGGCGCGGCGGTGTTCGGGCACTCCTGCGCCGGAGTCGTCGTCGCGGCCGGTCCCGACGCAGGCGGACTCGCCGTCGGCGACCGCGTCGTGGCCTACGCGCCCGGCGCGCTGGCCAGCCACCTCACGGCGCACGTCGGACGCGTCCGGCCGATACCCGACGGACTCGGCGACGAGGACGCGGCCGGGCTGGTCCTCCCTCTCGTGACCGCCTGGCACGCGCTGACCGGTCCCGGCCGCCTGCGCCGGGGGGAGACGGTCCTCGTCCATACGGCGGGGGACGGACTCGGCGCCGCCGCCGTGCGGGTCGCACACGAACTCGGCGCACGCGTCATCGCCTCCGCGGCCACCACCGAGAGCCGTGCCCGGTTCACGGCACTGGGCGTCGGCGACGTCTTCGACAGCGAGGATCCGTACTGGCACGACCGGGTACGCGCGGCCACCGGAGGCCGAGGGGCCGACATCGTCCTGGGGCCGCTCACCGGTACGGCCGTTCGGTCGGACCTCGAACTCCTCGCCCCGGGCGGCCGGTTCGTCGACACCGGCGACCACGGCCCGGGCGGCGGCTCGATCGGGCTCGACGCGCTGCGCGGCGGCGTCAGCCTCGCCACCGTCGACATCCCCGCCCTGGTCAGGACGGAGCCCGAACGGTTCGCCCGGCTCCTGCGCGACGTGTGGGATCTCGTTGCCGAAGGACGGCTGGAGGCTCTTCCGGTGCGCCGTCACTCCTTCGCCGACGTGCCGCGCGCCCTGCGCGACGTACCGCGCGGCGAGCGCGTCGTCCTCACCGGGCCGAAGGACATCACCGGTGTGACACCCGTGCCGCTTCCCGGCGGCCGGTTGCGGGCCGACGGCACCTACCTGATCAGCGGCGGTCTGGGCGCGCTCGGGCTCTCGCTCGCCGAGTCCCTCGCCCGCGCGGGAGCCGGACACCTGGTCCTGCTCGGCCGCTCGGCGCCGCCCCCGGAGGCGGAGCTGCGGCTCGCGGCGCTGCGCGTCGACGGCACCAGGGTCGAGACGGTGCGCTGCGACGTCGGCGACCGTGCGGCCCTCGACCGGGTGCTCGCCGAGAGGCGCGCGGTCCTGCCGCCGCTGCGCGGGGTGGTGCACGCGGCGGGGCTCCTCGACGACGCAACGGTCCTCAACATCACCTCCCGGCAGCTCATGTCGGTGCTCACGCCGAAGGCGGACGGGGCGCGCAACCTCGACGCGGCGACCGAGGCCGATCCACTGGACTTCTTCGTCCTGTTCTCCTCGGCGGCGACCCTCGTCGGCAATGCGGGCCAGGCCGTCTACGCCGCGGGCAACTCCTATCTCGACGCGGTCGCCGAATCCCGCAGGCGCCGCGGTCGTCCCGCGCTGAGCGTCCAGTGGGGCCCGGTCACCGACGTCGGTCTGGCCGCCGACGCCGACGGGCGGCGCGGTGCACGGCTCGCGGAGCGCGGCATGGGCGGCATCACGGCCGAGGAGGTCTGGCCGGCCCTGGTGCGGCTGCTCGACGGGGACGACCCGGTCGTCGGCTACGTACCCATCGATCTGCGGCAGTGGTTCGACGCCTATCCGGACACCGCCGCCCTCAAGAGCTGGGAGCGGCTGCGCGCCGTCGCCCGCGACAGCGGGCACACCGGCGCCTCGGGTGCCGAGTTCCGTGCGCGGCTGCGCGCGGCCGCCCCCGAGGAGCGGGCCCCGCTCGTGGAGGCCACGGTGCGCGAACTCGCCGGCCGCGTACTGCGCGTGGACCCCGCGGCCATGGACGGCGAGACGCCGTTCAAGGAACTGGGTCTCGACTCGCTGATGAGCCTGGAACTGCGCAACCGGCTCGAGGCGGCGCTCGGCCTCAAGCTGTCGCCCACCCTGCTGTGGTCCTACGGCAGCCCGACCGCGCTCGCCGGAGCGCTCGCCGGGCAACTGCTCGCGGCCCCGTCGCAAGAGCAGTGA
- a CDS encoding NAD(P)/FAD-dependent oxidoreductase, producing MTASNPSAEQYDVAILGSGMAGGMLGAVLARNGVKVLLLDAGTHPRFAVGESTIPYTSGMTRLIADRYNVPELKPLSSHKGISSQVSRYCGQKQNFGFVYHEEGKLQDPGKINQLVVPSAIRTETHLFRQDIDSYLFNVAVKYGAHPRLATRIADVEIDPEKGALLRTERGEEFRASYVVDGSGFRSPLAEKFELRETPTRARTHSRTLFTHMIGVTPFDKAPAARKHDQPNPWHHGTLHHVFDGGWLWVIPFDNHPESINPLCSVGLTLDPRVFPKDETPGQQEFDAFLGRFPEIAWQFRNAKAVRPWVSTGRLQYSAKQVVGERFCLTSHAAGFIDALYSRGLTNTLELVNALGWRLIAASRDGDWSQERFNYLETLQQGLFDFHDDLVYSSFVGFRDYELWNAVNRTWMLGTMLGNVMLEDAYYRYTRTGDEDILLELENSKRPGSPLPVSDGFNRMGVLAREVCESVESGSVTPTAAAARILEHVRQADFIAPSFRFGERDTRCFNMSPAKMATNAVWCRREAPPEIGPRMINASKGLVRMRLRG from the coding sequence ATGACCGCCTCGAACCCGAGCGCCGAACAGTACGACGTGGCGATACTGGGCAGTGGTATGGCCGGCGGAATGCTGGGAGCGGTCCTGGCCCGCAACGGCGTGAAAGTTCTGCTGCTCGACGCGGGAACTCATCCGCGCTTCGCGGTGGGTGAGTCCACGATCCCCTACACGTCGGGAATGACCCGGCTCATCGCCGACCGTTACAACGTACCCGAGCTGAAACCGCTGTCCAGCCACAAAGGCATCAGTTCACAGGTGTCCAGGTACTGTGGACAGAAGCAGAACTTCGGGTTCGTGTATCACGAAGAGGGGAAGCTGCAGGACCCCGGGAAGATCAATCAGTTGGTGGTTCCGTCCGCGATCCGTACCGAGACGCATCTCTTCCGCCAGGACATCGACTCGTATCTGTTCAATGTCGCGGTGAAATACGGAGCCCACCCGCGCCTGGCCACCCGCATCGCCGATGTCGAGATCGACCCGGAAAAGGGTGCGCTGCTGCGTACCGAGCGCGGTGAGGAATTCCGTGCGAGCTATGTCGTCGACGGCAGCGGATTCCGCTCGCCGCTCGCCGAAAAGTTCGAGCTGCGCGAGACACCGACCCGGGCGAGGACCCACTCCCGCACGCTGTTCACCCACATGATCGGCGTGACGCCCTTCGACAAGGCGCCGGCGGCCAGGAAGCACGATCAGCCCAACCCGTGGCATCACGGCACGCTGCACCACGTCTTCGACGGCGGCTGGCTGTGGGTCATCCCGTTCGACAACCACCCGGAGTCGATCAACCCGCTGTGCAGCGTGGGCCTGACCCTCGACCCCCGGGTCTTCCCCAAGGACGAGACCCCCGGCCAGCAGGAGTTCGACGCGTTCCTCGGGCGGTTCCCGGAGATCGCCTGGCAGTTCAGGAACGCCAAGGCGGTACGCCCCTGGGTGTCCACCGGACGCCTCCAGTACTCCGCCAAGCAGGTCGTCGGCGAGCGCTTCTGCCTGACGTCGCACGCCGCCGGATTCATCGACGCGCTGTACTCGCGCGGGCTGACCAACACCCTGGAACTCGTCAACGCCCTTGGCTGGCGGCTCATCGCGGCCTCCCGCGACGGAGACTGGTCCCAGGAGCGGTTCAACTACCTGGAGACGCTCCAGCAGGGCCTGTTCGACTTCCACGACGATCTCGTCTACAGCTCCTTCGTGGGATTCCGGGACTACGAACTGTGGAACGCCGTCAACCGCACCTGGATGCTCGGCACCATGCTGGGCAATGTGATGCTGGAGGACGCCTATTACCGGTACACCCGCACCGGGGACGAGGATATCCTCCTGGAGCTGGAGAACAGTAAGCGCCCGGGATCTCCGCTCCCAGTCAGTGATGGGTTCAACAGAATGGGCGTCCTCGCGCGCGAAGTGTGCGAATCCGTCGAATCGGGATCGGTCACACCTACCGCGGCCGCCGCCCGGATTCTGGAGCACGTCCGGCAAGCGGACTTCATCGCTCCGTCATTCAGGTTCGGCGAGCGTGACACCCGGTGCTTCAATATGTCGCCGGCCAAGATGGCGACCAATGCCGTGTGGTGCCGCAGGGAGGCCCCGCCCGAGATCGGTCCGAGAATGATCAACGCGAGCAAGGGCCTGGTGCGGATGCGGCTGCGCGGCTGA